A genomic segment from Marinifilum sp. JC120 encodes:
- a CDS encoding flagellar motor protein MotB, with amino-acid sequence MGRKKEKKFPDPGGAWLVTFSDLVTLLLTFFVLLLSMASMDQSFITRVTIMPAELGFLDKRGSGRVTAKVKLVSEFLERPWEVLEKQNRIKDLLFPDDVLPPDMDRATLDENLKVLAKPEGVALVLTDKLMFPLGKSELDERAKILLYQLVPVLDYLGAADVNIAGYTDNVGGMNPANFQLSGGRAMAVLTYFVEQGIKNDRLTVSACGPTFPLYSNTTPEGRAQNRRVEILIKTTPPMGGY; translated from the coding sequence ATGGGGCGTAAAAAAGAAAAAAAGTTCCCGGATCCGGGCGGGGCTTGGCTGGTCACATTCTCTGATTTGGTGACCCTGCTTTTGACTTTTTTTGTGCTCTTGCTAAGTATGGCTTCAATGGACCAGAGTTTTATTACCCGGGTAACCATTATGCCAGCGGAATTGGGCTTTTTGGATAAGCGCGGTTCCGGGCGGGTTACAGCCAAGGTAAAGCTTGTCAGTGAATTTCTTGAAAGACCTTGGGAAGTGCTGGAAAAACAGAACCGGATCAAGGACCTGCTTTTTCCTGACGATGTACTTCCCCCGGACATGGACCGGGCTACCCTTGATGAAAACCTGAAGGTTCTTGCTAAACCTGAAGGGGTCGCTCTGGTGCTTACGGATAAACTTATGTTTCCTCTTGGTAAGTCGGAACTTGACGAGCGAGCGAAAATACTGCTTTACCAATTGGTTCCGGTACTAGATTATCTGGGAGCGGCCGATGTGAACATTGCCGGGTATACAGATAACGTCGGTGGCATGAACCCGGCTAACTTTCAGTTATCCGGGGGACGGGCCATGGCCGTGCTTACTTATTTTGTAGAGCAGGGTATAAAAAATGACCGTTTGACAGTTTCCGCCTGCGGGCCGACCTTTCCGTTGTACAGCAATACAACACCGGAAGGACGTGCACAGAACAGGCGGGTTGAAATATTGATAAAGACGACTCCTCCCATGGGGGGATATTAG
- a CDS encoding YggS family pyridoxal phosphate-dependent enzyme, translating to MSNREKELVENISEVKEEVAQACLRAGRKPEEVTVMAVSKLHAASDIEILCNAGHRCFGESYVQEALTKQEELSGLDIDWHFIGGLQSKKAKLVAGKFCAVHSVDSSKLAGLLNKKAESLDVVQNILIQVNTACEEQKCGVTEETLPALIEEIQGYSNLKLIGLMCLPPFFGDPEGARPYFARLRMLAEGMEKLFGIKLPELSMGMTGDFRVAIEEGSTMIRVGTRIFGTRPGY from the coding sequence ATGAGTAACAGAGAAAAAGAACTTGTTGAGAATATTTCAGAGGTTAAGGAAGAAGTGGCTCAGGCCTGCTTAAGGGCTGGGCGTAAACCAGAGGAAGTCACTGTCATGGCGGTTTCCAAACTTCACGCAGCCTCTGATATTGAAATTTTGTGCAATGCCGGACATCGCTGCTTTGGTGAATCCTACGTACAGGAAGCATTAACCAAGCAGGAAGAGTTGTCCGGTTTGGATATAGACTGGCATTTTATCGGCGGTTTGCAGTCCAAGAAGGCCAAACTTGTGGCCGGTAAGTTCTGCGCTGTGCACAGTGTGGATTCTTCCAAGCTGGCCGGGTTGCTTAATAAAAAGGCTGAGTCTCTGGATGTGGTCCAGAATATCCTCATTCAGGTCAATACTGCTTGCGAGGAACAGAAGTGCGGTGTTACCGAAGAAACACTTCCGGCTCTGATTGAAGAAATTCAGGGTTATTCCAATCTCAAGCTGATCGGGCTGATGTGTTTACCACCTTTTTTCGGTGATCCGGAAGGGGCAAGACCTTACTTTGCAAGGCTGCGTATGCTCGCCGAAGGTATGGAAAAACTTTTCGGAATCAAGTTGCCGGAACTTTCCATGGGTATGACGGGTGATTTCCGAGTAGCCATCGAGGAAGGTTCTACCATGATCAGGGTCGGGACCAGAATTTTTGGCACTAGGCCGGGTTACTAA
- a CDS encoding APC family permease, whose product MDNLQKKYGFWTATAMVVGIVIGSGVFFKADDVLKAAGGDLPTALLAWLIGGSIMVVTAYVFSKIATRIEKVNGLVDYFEEAYGEKAGYMVGWFMTFIYYPTLVAVLAWVSANYSVGLMGMKDMLWPLSFIYLTVFFLLNYYSPVLAGKWQVSSTVIKLIPLGLVAVVGGLAGLSSGQTMQNFMQTAEHISGSGGGLAVATLSTAFAYEGWIIATVINAELKDAKKTLPRALVVGTIAVMTIYMLYYLGISGVLTNEQVLAEGDAAPVRVIEMIFGNVGGTLLTVFVIISCLGTLNGLIMGSARGMFSIASRNLGPRADLFKQVNPVTNSTSWSAIIGYFLSCFWLVVWYGNFHGWWGQFMDVSELPIAFLYVIYISIYIWVMKTFTDLGPLSRFLCPVLAGCGSVYIIWGAIQKDMFIHFLIVFLLIQAAGAMLMNSSKR is encoded by the coding sequence ATGGATAATTTACAGAAGAAATACGGTTTCTGGACTGCAACCGCTATGGTTGTGGGGATTGTAATCGGCTCAGGGGTTTTCTTTAAAGCCGATGACGTTCTTAAGGCTGCGGGTGGCGATCTTCCCACTGCATTGCTTGCATGGCTGATCGGTGGTTCCATCATGGTTGTTACCGCATATGTTTTTTCAAAGATCGCGACCCGTATCGAGAAGGTTAACGGTCTGGTTGACTATTTTGAAGAGGCTTACGGTGAGAAGGCCGGTTATATGGTCGGCTGGTTCATGACCTTCATTTATTATCCCACTCTCGTAGCTGTTCTGGCTTGGGTTTCCGCCAACTATTCCGTGGGACTCATGGGAATGAAGGATATGCTTTGGCCCCTGTCCTTTATTTATCTGACCGTATTTTTCCTGCTCAATTATTATTCTCCGGTTCTGGCCGGTAAGTGGCAGGTTTCCTCCACTGTAATCAAGCTGATCCCGCTCGGTCTTGTTGCTGTTGTCGGTGGTCTTGCCGGTCTTTCCAGTGGGCAGACTATGCAGAACTTCATGCAGACCGCAGAGCATATTTCCGGTAGCGGAGGCGGTCTTGCTGTGGCGACTCTTTCTACTGCCTTTGCTTATGAAGGCTGGATCATCGCTACCGTTATCAACGCCGAACTTAAAGACGCTAAAAAGACCCTGCCCCGCGCACTGGTTGTCGGTACCATCGCGGTAATGACCATCTACATGCTCTACTATCTGGGTATTTCCGGCGTACTGACCAACGAACAGGTACTTGCTGAAGGCGACGCCGCACCTGTACGTGTTATTGAAATGATTTTCGGCAACGTGGGCGGCACCCTGCTGACCGTGTTTGTTATCATTTCCTGCCTCGGTACCCTTAACGGTCTGATCATGGGTTCCGCACGCGGTATGTTTTCCATTGCTTCTCGTAATCTCGGTCCCCGTGCTGATCTTTTCAAGCAGGTCAACCCGGTTACCAACAGCACCAGCTGGTCCGCAATCATCGGTTACTTCCTGTCCTGCTTCTGGCTGGTAGTCTGGTACGGTAACTTCCACGGCTGGTGGGGCCAGTTCATGGATGTTTCCGAACTGCCCATCGCGTTCCTGTACGTGATCTACATCTCCATCTATATCTGGGTGATGAAGACTTTTACTGATCTCGGACCATTAAGCCGCTTTCTCTGCCCGGTACTGGCAGGATGCGGTTCCGTGTACATCATCTGGGGTGCCATCCAGAAGGATATGTTCATCCACTTCCTGATTGTCTTCTTGCTGATTCAAGCAGCAGGGGCCATGTTAATGAACAGCTCCAAACGCTAA
- a CDS encoding GTPase Era, translating into MSEYKFGWVALIGPPNAGKSTLMNHYLGQKVAIVSPKPQTTRNRISGILSNENSQVVFLDTPGIHRMRGKMNRFLLESAWEALGSANAIVVLFDAALYAAKPHLMEQELAPVVKPVNQSNKKLFVAVNKIDKVKDKARLLPVMEKAQELWPEAEFIPVSALKGDGADVLLEKVIDTLPEGPPMFPEDQVSTVPMRFMAAETVREKLFMSLQQELPYSTAVEIEFWTEETDRNLVNIGAIIYTTKKNHKGMIIGKGGQNLKKIGTQARKELEEMLEMKVMLEIWVKVREGWTEDVGFLRSLGLGE; encoded by the coding sequence ATGTCTGAATATAAATTTGGCTGGGTCGCTTTGATCGGTCCCCCCAACGCTGGTAAGTCCACTCTCATGAACCACTATCTGGGCCAGAAGGTGGCAATTGTTTCACCTAAACCCCAGACCACCCGTAACCGCATCAGCGGTATCCTGAGTAATGAAAATTCACAGGTTGTCTTTCTGGACACTCCCGGCATCCACCGCATGCGCGGTAAGATGAACCGCTTCCTGCTTGAGTCTGCTTGGGAAGCGCTTGGAAGTGCCAATGCTATTGTGGTTCTTTTTGATGCTGCTCTTTACGCTGCTAAGCCTCATCTCATGGAACAGGAGTTGGCCCCGGTGGTTAAGCCGGTCAACCAGTCCAATAAAAAGCTGTTCGTGGCAGTTAACAAAATCGATAAGGTTAAAGATAAGGCCAGATTGCTTCCGGTAATGGAAAAGGCTCAGGAACTCTGGCCTGAAGCTGAATTCATTCCTGTTTCCGCTCTAAAAGGCGATGGCGCAGATGTTCTGCTGGAAAAGGTTATTGATACTCTGCCTGAAGGTCCGCCCATGTTCCCTGAAGATCAGGTTTCAACTGTACCCATGCGCTTCATGGCTGCCGAAACCGTGCGCGAAAAGCTGTTTATGAGCTTGCAGCAGGAATTGCCTTATTCCACAGCAGTGGAAATTGAATTCTGGACCGAAGAAACTGATCGTAATCTGGTCAATATCGGGGCCATTATTTACACTACCAAGAAGAACCACAAAGGTATGATCATTGGTAAGGGTGGACAGAACCTGAAGAAAATCGGAACTCAGGCTAGAAAAGAACTGGAAGAAATGCTGGAGATGAAGGTTATGCTTGAAATCTGGGTCAAAGTCCGTGAGGGCTGGACTGAAGATGTCGGCTTTTTGCGTTCCCTTGGACTTGGTGAGTAG
- a CDS encoding motility protein A (Homolog of MotA, appears to be involved in motility on surfaces and under different ionic conditions. With MotS (a MotB homolog) forms the ion channels that couple flagellar rotation to proton/sodium motive force across the membrane and forms the stator elements of the rotary flagellar machine.), whose product MDLGTVIGIVLSFGLVLSAILVGSPLGIFISVPSVLIVIGGTIGASLVNYPMGHVLGVVGVIKKTFFSSLESPGEIIDKFMDFANRARREGILSLEPALKSIEDDFLRKGLQLTVDGLEPQVIQEILETEIQYLENRHETGAEILKIFADFAPAMGMIGTVIGLVQMLQTMSDPSTIGPAMAVALLTTLYGAILANLVFTPMSGKLKTRSKEEILLREMVMEGIISISKGENPKIIEEKLNSFLPPKIRKITD is encoded by the coding sequence ATGGATCTGGGTACAGTCATAGGGATAGTTCTTTCTTTCGGGCTTGTTCTTTCGGCTATTCTTGTCGGGAGTCCCTTGGGTATTTTTATTTCCGTTCCCTCCGTATTGATCGTTATCGGCGGAACCATCGGGGCTTCGCTGGTTAACTATCCCATGGGCCATGTCTTGGGCGTTGTCGGGGTTATTAAAAAGACTTTTTTTTCCAGTCTTGAATCCCCGGGTGAGATCATTGATAAGTTCATGGATTTTGCCAACCGCGCCCGCCGCGAAGGCATCCTTTCCCTTGAACCTGCCTTGAAATCCATTGAAGACGACTTTCTGCGCAAGGGGCTGCAACTTACTGTTGACGGCCTTGAGCCGCAGGTCATTCAGGAAATTCTGGAAACTGAAATCCAGTACCTTGAGAACAGGCATGAAACCGGGGCTGAGATCCTGAAAATTTTTGCCGACTTTGCTCCGGCCATGGGTATGATCGGTACTGTTATCGGGCTGGTGCAGATGCTCCAGACCATGAGTGATCCCAGTACAATCGGGCCGGCAATGGCGGTTGCGCTGTTGACCACTCTTTATGGTGCGATTCTGGCCAACCTTGTTTTTACGCCCATGTCAGGAAAGCTCAAAACCCGCAGCAAGGAAGAAATCCTGCTTCGGGAAATGGTCATGGAAGGTATCATTTCGATCTCAAAAGGTGAGAACCCCAAGATCATTGAGGAAAAGCTGAATAGCTTCCTGCCACCGAAAATCCGCAAGATTACCGATTAG
- the fliO gene encoding flagellar biosynthetic protein FliO, whose product MAPDSGVGSVLKMSAALFFILAMLFLAYYLLRRFNVGGAFPGTRKGALEIVDRLPLGPRQNITVVRYRDREMVVGVTQDNITLLHARDEGHAKIDSDFAGYLEKESSGSSNS is encoded by the coding sequence ATGGCCCCGGATTCCGGGGTGGGCTCTGTGCTCAAAATGTCGGCAGCACTTTTTTTTATTCTGGCAATGCTGTTTCTGGCTTATTATTTGTTGCGCCGCTTTAATGTCGGCGGTGCTTTTCCTGGTACCAGAAAGGGTGCCCTGGAAATCGTGGATCGACTTCCCCTTGGTCCGCGTCAGAATATTACAGTGGTCAGATATCGCGACCGTGAAATGGTGGTCGGTGTTACTCAGGATAATATTACTCTGCTTCATGCAAGGGATGAAGGGCATGCAAAGATTGATTCTGACTTTGCCGGGTATCTTGAAAAAGAAAGCTCCGGCTCTTCTAACTCTTAG
- the topA gene encoding type I DNA topoisomerase, whose product MSKDLIVVESPAKVKTISKFLGKNYQVAASVGHVRDLPKNKLGVEEDGDFTPQYQVIPGKEDVVNKLKKAAAKADHVFLAPDPDREGEAIGWHVAAIIKEVNENVSRIQFNEITARAVKEALEHPKPLNEQLFDSQQARRILDRLVGYKISPILWKKVKRGISAGRVQSVALKLVVEREKARRAFIPEEYWLFKAHVEGKNPPPFVADLWKVDGKKAEIGSADEAEALQSNVKGVPFEITDLTEKERKRNPLPPYITSTLQQDANRRLGYSAKRTMTLSQRLYEGVELGDKGTTALITYMRTDSVRIADEARDTAKKVILDKYGDEFYPAKPRVYKSKGGAQDAHEAIRPVDATIMPEDVKPFLPADQFKVYKLIWNRFIASQMAPARFWDTVVTIQAKNTIWRSKGERLLFPGFMRVTGKTGDEKLIELPKLEKGEVLKVDKIDSEQKFTQPPARYSEASLVRELEEKGIGRPSTYASIISTIQDRSYVNLEEKKFIPTELGFVVSDQLSEHFKELMDVGFTAAMEKQLDDVAEGKIEWTFLMKNFVDGFYPTLETASKEMKRGGEDTGIVCEKCGSPMVIKFGRTGEFLGCSNYPDCKSIVNFTRDEKGKIVVLEEEPPEETGVTCEKCGNPMAIKRSSRGEFLGCTGYPDCRNIKNFERDDDGKIKVVETPSALIVGKCPDCKDGDLVIKHARTGSRFIACSNYPDCKHAKPFSTGVKCPREGCKGDLVEKSSRRGKLFYSCDQYPDCDYAVWYPPIDGPCPKCGHPVLVKKTTRAKGEHIACPEKGCGYVQGEEEG is encoded by the coding sequence ATGAGCAAAGATTTGATTGTTGTTGAGTCCCCGGCAAAGGTGAAGACTATCAGTAAGTTTCTTGGCAAGAATTACCAAGTGGCCGCATCCGTCGGTCACGTGCGTGATCTGCCCAAGAACAAGCTTGGAGTCGAAGAAGATGGTGATTTTACCCCCCAGTATCAGGTCATTCCCGGTAAGGAAGATGTGGTCAATAAGCTTAAGAAGGCAGCGGCTAAAGCCGATCATGTCTTCCTGGCACCTGACCCCGACCGCGAAGGGGAAGCTATTGGTTGGCACGTTGCGGCCATTATCAAGGAAGTGAACGAGAACGTCAGTCGTATCCAGTTCAACGAAATTACCGCTAGGGCTGTAAAAGAAGCCCTTGAACATCCGAAGCCGCTCAATGAACAGCTTTTTGATTCACAGCAGGCACGTCGTATTCTGGACCGTCTGGTGGGTTACAAAATTTCTCCCATTCTTTGGAAAAAAGTTAAAAGAGGTATTTCCGCAGGGCGCGTACAATCCGTTGCGCTCAAGCTCGTAGTAGAGCGGGAAAAGGCCCGACGTGCTTTTATTCCTGAAGAATACTGGCTCTTCAAGGCCCATGTGGAAGGCAAGAACCCGCCGCCATTTGTGGCTGATCTCTGGAAAGTGGACGGAAAAAAGGCTGAGATAGGTTCTGCTGATGAAGCGGAAGCTCTCCAGAGTAACGTAAAGGGTGTACCTTTTGAGATTACCGACCTTACTGAAAAGGAACGTAAGCGTAATCCTCTGCCGCCCTACATTACCTCCACTTTGCAACAGGACGCTAACCGCAGACTCGGTTATTCCGCCAAGCGGACCATGACCCTTTCCCAGCGTCTCTATGAAGGTGTTGAGCTTGGTGATAAGGGCACAACAGCACTGATTACCTATATGCGTACTGACTCTGTACGTATTGCCGATGAAGCGCGTGATACCGCCAAGAAGGTTATCCTCGATAAATACGGGGATGAGTTTTACCCGGCCAAACCTCGGGTCTATAAGTCAAAAGGCGGGGCACAGGATGCTCACGAAGCGATCCGCCCGGTTGACGCGACAATTATGCCTGAAGATGTGAAGCCTTTTCTTCCGGCTGACCAATTCAAAGTCTACAAGCTTATCTGGAACCGCTTCATCGCCTCCCAGATGGCCCCGGCCCGTTTCTGGGATACTGTAGTCACCATTCAGGCCAAGAACACCATCTGGCGTTCCAAGGGCGAAAGATTGCTCTTTCCCGGTTTCATGCGTGTTACCGGAAAGACCGGTGATGAAAAGCTCATTGAGTTGCCCAAGCTGGAAAAGGGCGAAGTTCTCAAGGTTGACAAGATTGACAGTGAGCAGAAATTCACTCAGCCCCCGGCCCGTTATTCCGAAGCTTCCCTCGTCCGCGAGTTGGAGGAGAAAGGTATCGGTCGACCGTCCACCTACGCATCCATTATTTCCACCATTCAGGATCGCAGTTACGTGAATCTTGAGGAAAAGAAATTTATTCCTACGGAACTCGGTTTTGTGGTCAGTGACCAGCTTTCCGAGCACTTTAAGGAGCTTATGGATGTAGGGTTCACCGCTGCCATGGAAAAGCAGCTTGATGATGTTGCTGAAGGCAAGATCGAGTGGACCTTTTTGATGAAAAATTTCGTGGACGGATTTTATCCTACCCTTGAAACCGCATCCAAGGAAATGAAGCGCGGCGGAGAGGATACCGGAATTGTATGCGAAAAATGCGGTTCACCCATGGTTATAAAGTTTGGACGTACCGGGGAATTTCTCGGCTGCTCCAACTACCCGGACTGCAAAAGCATCGTCAACTTCACCCGTGATGAGAAGGGTAAGATTGTAGTTCTGGAAGAAGAACCGCCGGAAGAGACCGGGGTTACCTGTGAAAAATGCGGCAACCCCATGGCTATCAAACGTTCCAGTCGCGGAGAATTCCTCGGTTGTACCGGATATCCTGATTGCCGCAATATCAAGAACTTTGAACGTGATGATGACGGCAAAATTAAGGTTGTGGAAACACCCTCAGCCTTGATAGTCGGCAAATGCCCCGATTGTAAGGATGGGGATCTGGTCATTAAGCATGCCCGTACCGGAAGCCGCTTTATTGCCTGTTCCAATTATCCGGACTGCAAGCACGCCAAACCATTCTCCACCGGGGTCAAATGTCCTCGTGAAGGGTGCAAGGGTGATTTGGTGGAAAAAAGCTCCCGTCGCGGAAAACTTTTTTACTCTTGCGATCAGTACCCGGATTGCGATTACGCAGTCTGGTATCCACCCATTGACGGCCCCTGTCCCAAGTGCGGACATCCGGTGCTGGTTAAAAAGACCACCCGGGCCAAGGGCGAGCACATCGCCTGCCCTGAAAAAGGCTGCGGCTATGTTCAGGGTGAGGAAGAAGGCTAA
- a CDS encoding flagellar basal body protein FliL produces the protein MADDGQEPKKKGGMLKWIILILLLAILGGGGFFAYKKFFAAQPDDAVEESKDEQAAEGEDPGTLPGDGFTITLPTFVVNLADPLGRRYLKLGIDVEVVSEEAVAELSKKEPMVKDTLILLLSSKTYQDLSTMESKILLKKEIVDRLNQIMGGSKVLQVYFTDMVIQ, from the coding sequence ATGGCTGACGATGGTCAGGAACCGAAAAAGAAAGGCGGAATGCTGAAGTGGATAATTCTTATCCTGCTTTTGGCTATACTTGGTGGCGGTGGTTTTTTTGCCTACAAGAAATTCTTTGCCGCCCAGCCTGATGATGCTGTAGAGGAATCAAAGGATGAGCAGGCAGCTGAGGGTGAAGATCCGGGGACACTTCCCGGTGACGGGTTTACTATTACCCTGCCTACTTTTGTGGTCAACCTTGCTGACCCGCTCGGTCGCAGGTACCTTAAGCTCGGAATTGATGTGGAAGTGGTCAGCGAAGAAGCTGTGGCTGAGCTTTCCAAGAAAGAACCTATGGTCAAGGATACTCTTATCCTGCTGCTTTCCAGCAAGACTTATCAGGATCTTTCCACCATGGAGAGCAAGATTCTCCTGAAGAAGGAAATTGTGGATCGTCTGAATCAAATTATGGGCGGCTCCAAGGTTTTACAGGTATATTTTACGGATATGGTTATCCAGTAG
- a CDS encoding flagellar motor protein MotB: MGRNKKPKEPEGQPLWLITFSDLMTLMLTFFVLLVSMSVVDERRKMVVLGSIIGTFGFGSKGFDVLSDTQSRKTVQVGPMELQEGLEPIKPLLWEFAEEDLRFESNRFVQILSIGADVLFTPDSTSVSLEGARILDTVLPVLKRVKHPVLVAGHTSILRDELGEDYRVEDRDLTPDISWKLSLNRSLAVYNYLIRNGMNPEMLKLEAFGKFRPRHPNSTPEGRKMNRRVDLVLDTRSAAVSKEIKEYQPPRKKDDKFKVDDFVFPIGEAEKPGNRQ, translated from the coding sequence ATGGGTAGGAATAAAAAGCCGAAAGAGCCTGAAGGTCAGCCTTTATGGCTGATTACCTTCAGTGATCTGATGACCCTGATGCTCACCTTTTTTGTACTTTTGGTGAGTATGTCGGTTGTTGATGAACGCCGTAAGATGGTCGTTCTCGGCTCCATTATCGGTACGTTCGGGTTCGGGTCCAAGGGATTCGATGTTCTTTCCGATACTCAGTCCCGCAAAACTGTTCAGGTCGGTCCCATGGAGCTTCAGGAAGGACTTGAGCCCATTAAACCGCTGCTCTGGGAATTTGCTGAAGAAGATTTGCGCTTTGAATCCAACAGGTTCGTGCAGATTCTTTCCATTGGTGCAGATGTTCTTTTCACCCCGGACAGTACCAGCGTTTCACTTGAGGGAGCGCGCATTCTTGATACTGTTCTCCCGGTGCTCAAACGGGTCAAGCATCCTGTTCTGGTGGCTGGGCACACCTCAATCCTGCGTGATGAACTGGGTGAGGATTACCGGGTTGAAGATCGGGATTTGACCCCTGATATTTCATGGAAGCTTTCCCTGAACAGGTCACTTGCAGTATATAACTACCTGATCCGTAACGGTATGAATCCGGAAATGTTGAAGCTGGAGGCATTCGGTAAATTTCGGCCCCGCCATCCCAACTCCACACCTGAAGGACGCAAGATGAACCGCAGGGTGGACCTTGTACTTGATACGCGTAGCGCGGCGGTTTCCAAGGAAATTAAGGAATATCAGCCTCCGCGCAAGAAAGATGATAAATTTAAGGTTGATGATTTTGTCTTTCCCATTGGTGAAGCTGAGAAACCGGGCAACAGGCAGTGA
- a CDS encoding GNAT family N-acetyltransferase, protein MTSINSAIYSDFDKWIELAREVEHLFGPMADEPGFHEGLKQAIEKGTAFSIKDKQNQTLELLGGIVIVPELNEIAWFAVAKKARGKGIGNELLDYAIKKLSNERPITVTTFAPEIKSGTPAVKLYKKLGFKQTKQGPVNPAGFKTVVMEKAPN, encoded by the coding sequence ATGACCTCAATAAATTCTGCAATTTATTCAGATTTTGACAAATGGATTGAATTGGCAAGAGAAGTGGAGCACTTATTTGGCCCCATGGCGGATGAACCAGGATTCCACGAGGGATTAAAACAAGCAATAGAAAAGGGTACTGCCTTTTCTATTAAAGATAAGCAAAATCAGACCTTAGAGTTACTTGGAGGAATTGTTATAGTCCCAGAACTTAACGAAATTGCTTGGTTTGCTGTAGCTAAAAAAGCCAGAGGCAAAGGAATAGGCAACGAACTACTGGACTACGCTATAAAGAAATTGAGCAACGAACGGCCCATTACAGTCACCACCTTTGCTCCTGAAATAAAATCCGGGACACCGGCAGTAAAGCTTTACAAAAAATTAGGTTTCAAACAAACCAAGCAAGGCCCCGTAAATCCTGCGGGATTTAAAACTGTAGTCATGGAAAAGGCCCCGAACTGA
- a CDS encoding phosphotransferase, producing the protein MATLDEKLAELNKRYAAALGGRVAELEGYLLAYESGGFSADLEKLYKNAHAVAGSARTFGLPEVTVKAKELELSARDGNDTKILHEKLSALKKCISS; encoded by the coding sequence ATGGCTACACTTGACGAAAAGCTTGCTGAGCTTAATAAGAGATATGCAGCAGCTCTTGGTGGGCGTGTTGCAGAGCTGGAAGGTTATCTTTTAGCTTATGAAAGCGGCGGATTTTCTGCTGATCTGGAAAAGCTATACAAAAATGCCCATGCTGTGGCAGGTTCGGCGCGTACTTTCGGATTGCCCGAAGTTACAGTCAAAGCCAAGGAGCTGGAACTTTCCGCTCGTGATGGCAATGACACAAAAATTTTACATGAAAAGTTATCAGCGTTGAAAAAATGTATTTCTTCCTGA
- the fliN gene encoding flagellar motor switch protein FliN: MMSDDLDQDKLAQEWADALTDDSDGGDPLGDDPGDGNDEALADEWAAALADQDDGGATDDDALAGEWAAALGEQGDEGGDELDLSGGGGGDEGLADEWAAALAEDTGDDIRKEKEQEFLRTQTRDADFKDLTNEAKNPRHDGSRRDLDFILDIPLDVSAELGRSRMLINELLQLGTGSVVELTKLAGEPLEIYVNGKLVARGEAVVINEKFGIRLTDIISPIERVKHLA; the protein is encoded by the coding sequence ATGATGTCAGATGATCTTGATCAGGATAAACTCGCGCAGGAGTGGGCGGATGCACTCACTGACGATTCCGATGGTGGTGACCCTCTGGGCGATGATCCCGGTGACGGCAATGATGAAGCTCTAGCCGATGAATGGGCTGCGGCTCTGGCCGACCAGGATGACGGTGGCGCAACCGATGACGATGCTCTTGCTGGCGAATGGGCGGCAGCCCTCGGTGAGCAGGGTGATGAAGGTGGCGATGAGCTGGATCTCAGCGGCGGTGGCGGCGGAGATGAAGGACTTGCTGACGAGTGGGCGGCTGCGCTGGCCGAAGATACCGGTGACGACATCCGTAAGGAAAAGGAACAGGAATTTCTGCGCACCCAGACCCGTGATGCTGATTTCAAAGATTTGACCAATGAAGCCAAGAATCCACGTCACGACGGTTCAAGGCGTGACCTTGATTTTATTCTCGATATTCCGCTGGATGTTTCTGCGGAGCTGGGTCGGTCAAGGATGCTCATCAATGAGTTGTTGCAACTCGGAACCGGATCTGTTGTTGAATTGACTAAGCTGGCCGGTGAACCCCTTGAAATTTATGTTAACGGCAAACTTGTCGCGCGCGGCGAGGCTGTTGTCATTAACGAGAAGTTCGGTATCAGGCTGACTGATATTATCAGTCCTATCGAAAGGGTGAAGCATCTTGCCTAA